The following are from one region of the Sorghum bicolor cultivar BTx623 chromosome 2, Sorghum_bicolor_NCBIv3, whole genome shotgun sequence genome:
- the LOC8060255 gene encoding putative CBL-interacting protein kinase 27, whose amino-acid sequence MEDAVAADGKSVLQGRYELGRVLGHGNFGRVHAARDLRTGRGVAVKVVAKDKLERAGMAEQIKREIAAMKMVSHPNIVELHEVMATRSKIYLALELVRGGELFSRIARAGRVREDVARRYFRQLVSAVHFCHGRGVYHRDLKLENLLLDEAGNLKVADFGLSALAGHARSDGLLHTACGTPSYVAPEVLGGKGYDGAKADLWSCGVILYVLLVGRLPFHEDNLMVMYRKMQRGEFLCPPWVSADARKLIGDLLDPNPSTRITVARLVETPWYQKPLPVLPPLNVKEPAPGAGATPDARRASADDKEEPEVLNAFHLISLSEGFDLSPLFDHGRGVGRCSAGGVRFATREAASSVVSRLESLVTTGRGANMRVTRSGSRGVRLAVAAEIFSVAPSAVLLVDVNKDGGDTMEYQSFCSEELRPALKDVVWASGEDTPGAA is encoded by the coding sequence ATGGAGGATGCGGTGGCGGCGGACGGGAAGAGCGTGCTGCAGGGGCGGTACGAGCTGGGGCGGGTGCTGGGGCACGGCAACTTCGGGCGGGTGCACGCGGCGCGGGACCTGCGCACGGGCCGCGGCGTCGCGGTCAAGGTGGTGGCCAAGGACAAGCTGGAGCGCGCGGGCATGGCGGAGCAGATCAAGCGCGAGATCGCCGCCATGAAGATGGTGTCCCACCCCAACATCGTGGAGCTGCACGAGGTGATGGCCACCCGCTCCAAGATCTACCTCGCCCTCGAGCTCGTCCGCGGCGGGGAGCTCTTCTCCCGCATCGCGCGCGCGGGGCGCGTCCGGGAGGACGTCGCGCGCCGTTACTTCCGCCAGCTCGTCTCCGCGGTCCACTTCTGCCATGGCCGCGGGGTGTACCACCGGGACCTCAAGCTCGAGAACCTGCTCCTCGACGAGGCAGGCAACCTCAAAGTGGCGGACTTCGGGCTCAGCGCGCTCGCCGGCCACGCACGCTCCGACGGGCTGCTCCACACCGCCTGCGGCACGCCATCGTACGTCGCCCCCGAGGTGCTCGGCGGGAAGGGCTACGACGGCGCCAAGGCGGACCTCTGGTCCTGCGGCGTCATCCTCTACGTGCTCCTCGTCGGCAGATTGCCGTTCCACGAGGACAACCTCATGGTCATGTACCGGAAGATGCAGCGCGGCGAGTTCCTCTGCCCGCCGTGGGTCTCAGCGGACGCCCGGAAGCTCATCGGCGACCTGCTCGACCCAAACCCGAGCACGCGCATCACCGTCGCTCGCCTCGTCGAGACGCCGTGGTACCAGAAGCCGTTGCCCGTCCTGCCGCCCCTCAACGTCAAGGAGCCCGCACCCGGGGCCGGGGCAACCCCGGACGCTCGCCGTGCCAGCGCCGACGACAAGGAAGAGCCCGAGGTGCTGAACGCGTTCCACCTCATCTCTCTCTCGGAGGGCTTCGACCTGTCCCCGCTCTTCGACCATGGCCGCGGCGTAGGGAGGTGCAGCGCGGGCGGCGTCCGTTTCGCGACGCGTGAGGCCGCCAGCAGCGTGGTCTCCCGTCTGGAGTCGTTGGTCACCACCGGCCGCGGAGCCAACATGCGCGTGACGAGGAGCGGCTCGCGGGGCGTGCGTCTGGCAGTGGCCGCGGAGATCTTCAGCGTGGCGCCGTCGGCGGTGCTCCTGGTGGACGTTAATAAGGACGGTGGCGACACGATGGAGTACCAGTCGTTCTGTAGCGAGGAGCTCCGGCCGGCGCTCAAGGACGTCGTCTGGGCCTCCGGCGAGGACACTCCGGGAGCCGCTTGA